The following nucleotide sequence is from Eubacterium sp. 1001713B170207_170306_E7.
TTCTCACGCTTTGCGCCGTAGAGCATGGAAAAAACAACGCTGCTGCCCATGCAAAGGCCAAGAATAATGGAGGTTAAAAAGACCATGAGGGTAAAGGAGGAGCCTACCGCCGCCAGCGGCCCCGCGCCGAGAAATTGGCCGACGATGAGCGTATCCGCCACATTATAAAGCTGCTGGAGCAGGTTGCCGAGAATCATGGGACCGGCGAATAAAAGCATCCCCTTGGTGACGCTTCCGGTGGTGAGGTCTCTTTGCATAATAAAATATCCTTTCGATTCGGAATATAAAACTTACTATTTGTAGATATTATATTTCTTTAACAGCAAAAAGTCAAAGAAAAACTTTCGGAAAGAAAGCCTTGCCTTTTGCTGTGAAACGCGGTAAGATAAAATAAACTGTTCAAAAAGGAGAAGCATCATGTTTTTAAGCGGATTAGATGAAACAGACCAGCAGATTGTGAATCTGCTCATTAAGAACGCGCGCATGTCCTATTCAGATATCGGTGAAGCGGTTGGTCTGTCCCGGGTGGCCGTTAAGGCCAGAATCAGTGCCCTTGAGGAGCGGGGAATCATTGAGGAATACACAACGATCATCAATCCTCAGAAGATCAGCGGGGCCATCTCCTGTTATTTTGAGCTCGAAATGGAGCCCTCCAGGTTTACAGAGGTGGTGGCGCTTCTGGATCAAAATGATCTGGTCACCCAGATTTACCAGGTGTCGGGCAAAAGCAAGCTCCACGTCCATGCGGTCGCCGCAGGCAACGAGGAGATGGATGATTTTTTGAGTCGCGTGATCTACGCCCTGCCGGGTATCCGGGAGATGAGCTGTAATGTTATTTTGTCACGGATTAAGGATATAAAGGGGCTGCGCCTGTAGCCCGAAGCAGATGACCTGAAAGAAGGGGATCTGCTTTTTTTATTGGCAGTAATCATGTATAATGAGCAAAAGGCTTTACGCAAAGGAGAAGTAAAATGAAAAAAAGAATCGCCCTTATTCTTGCTGTCGTGATGGCGCTGGGAATGTTTACCGCCTGTACGGAAAAGGAAAAAACAGAAGCGGGAGAGACAAGGCCGAGCGCTGTGCCGACGCCTGCCCCCACGCCCGCGCCTGTGCCGGATATTCTGATCAACAGCGGCAGCGGATACAGCCATTTCGCCGCTGAGCTTTACGCCAAAACTGCCGAAG
It contains:
- a CDS encoding Lrp/AsnC family transcriptional regulator encodes the protein MFLSGLDETDQQIVNLLIKNARMSYSDIGEAVGLSRVAVKARISALEERGIIEEYTTIINPQKISGAISCYFELEMEPSRFTEVVALLDQNDLVTQIYQVSGKSKLHVHAVAAGNEEMDDFLSRVIYALPGIREMSCNVILSRIKDIKGLRL